One Streptomyces sp. NBC_00223 genomic window carries:
- the aceB gene encoding malate synthase A has protein sequence MSIELTGRPVEGAETILVPGALRFVEELHREFGARRAELLDARRTRRAEAARTGRLDFLAETAGIRSADWQVAPAPEDLRDRRVEITGPTDRKMTINALNSGARVWLADQEDASTPHWSNVVGGQASLFDAIRRDISFTSPQGKVYRLSEDRALATIVMRPRGWHLDERHLLVDGEPVSGSLVDFGLYFFHNAQELLDRGSGPYFYLPKMESHREARLWNDVFTFAQERLGIAHGTIRATVLIETIPAAFEMEEILYELRDHASGLNAGRWDYLFSLIKYFRDAGPDFVLPDRAAVAMTAPFMRAYAELLVKTCHKRGAFAMGGMSAFIPSRRDEQVNERALAQVRADKTREAGQGFDGSWVAHPDLVPLCAEVFDAAFAGSPNQLDRQRDDVEVTADDLLDVAATPGAITRQGLHANVEVAVLYLESWLRGTGAVGIHNLMEDAATAEISRSQIWQWVRNSSKLEDGTVVTAELVRAAIDTEMDKLREQAGDTFATRPFDRAREIFESVALSDEYVDFLTLPAYDAVVDQ, from the coding sequence ATGTCGATCGAACTGACAGGAAGGCCCGTCGAGGGCGCAGAAACGATCCTCGTGCCCGGAGCGCTCCGGTTCGTCGAGGAACTGCACCGTGAGTTCGGCGCGCGCCGCGCCGAACTGCTCGACGCCCGGCGCACCCGGCGGGCGGAGGCCGCCCGCACCGGCCGGCTGGACTTCCTCGCCGAGACCGCAGGCATCCGCTCGGCGGACTGGCAGGTCGCCCCGGCCCCGGAGGACCTGCGCGACCGGCGGGTCGAGATCACCGGTCCCACCGACCGCAAGATGACCATCAACGCCCTCAACTCCGGGGCCCGGGTGTGGCTCGCGGACCAGGAGGACGCGAGCACCCCGCACTGGAGCAATGTCGTCGGCGGACAGGCCAGCCTGTTCGACGCGATCCGCCGCGACATCAGCTTCACCTCGCCCCAGGGGAAGGTCTACCGGCTCAGCGAGGACCGGGCCCTGGCCACCATCGTCATGCGGCCGCGCGGATGGCACCTCGACGAGCGGCACCTGCTGGTCGACGGCGAGCCGGTTTCGGGCTCCCTCGTCGACTTCGGGCTGTACTTCTTCCACAACGCGCAGGAGCTGCTGGACCGGGGGAGCGGCCCGTACTTCTACCTGCCGAAGATGGAGAGCCATCGTGAGGCGCGGCTGTGGAACGACGTGTTCACCTTCGCCCAGGAACGGCTCGGCATCGCCCACGGCACCATCCGCGCCACGGTGCTCATCGAGACCATCCCGGCGGCGTTCGAGATGGAGGAGATCCTCTACGAACTGCGCGACCACGCCTCCGGGCTCAACGCCGGCCGCTGGGACTACCTGTTCAGCCTGATCAAGTACTTCCGCGACGCCGGCCCCGACTTCGTGCTTCCCGACCGCGCGGCGGTCGCGATGACCGCGCCCTTCATGCGGGCCTACGCGGAACTGCTCGTCAAGACCTGCCACAAGCGCGGCGCCTTCGCGATGGGCGGCATGTCCGCCTTCATCCCCAGCCGCCGGGACGAGCAGGTCAACGAGCGGGCGCTGGCGCAGGTCAGGGCCGACAAGACCCGGGAGGCCGGCCAGGGCTTCGACGGCTCCTGGGTCGCGCACCCCGATCTGGTCCCGCTGTGCGCCGAGGTCTTCGACGCCGCCTTCGCGGGCAGCCCCAACCAGCTGGACCGGCAGCGCGACGACGTCGAGGTGACCGCCGACGACCTCCTCGACGTCGCGGCGACACCCGGCGCGATCACCCGCCAGGGCCTGCACGCCAACGTCGAAGTCGCCGTCCTCTACCTGGAGTCCTGGCTGCGGGGCACCGGAGCCGTCGGCATCCACAACCTCATGGAGGATGCCGCGACCGCCGAGATCTCCCGCTCGCAGATCTGGCAGTGGGTGCGCAACTCCTCGAAGCTGGAGGACGGCACGGTCGTCACCGCCGAACTCGTCCGCGCCGCGATCGACACCGAGATGGACAAGCTCCGCGAGCAGGCCGGCGACACCTTCGCCACGCGCCCGTTCGACCGGGCGCGGGAGATCTTCGAGAGCGTCGCCCTCAGTGACGAGTACGTCGACTTCCTGACGCTTCCGGCCTACGACGCGGTCGTCGACCAGTGA
- a CDS encoding DUF6986 family protein, which translates to MTLLDRLIRDLDTRLAGADAELAARYPGERGARQPVHTLYVPADRYRADTLASAGRAALAALDRCAAALSAEADVRERVRAKLAAEPVEDIRVDFEDGYGTRPDGEEDRAVRDAVAALGPADRPPYYGIRIKSFEAATRARGLRTLDLFVAEASRTGGLGDGFRVTLAKVTSVDQVEAMVFACACLEAEYGIAPLRFEIQVETPQAVVGPDGSAQVARMLHASEGRCTGLHYGTYDYSAACGIAAAYQSMEHPVADHAKAVMQAAAAGTGVFVSDGSTNVLPVGDHAVSAWRLHARLVRRSLERGFYQGWDLHPAQLPSRYLATYAFFRRDAASAVERVRAYAYGGSSTHLDEPATAAALAGFLLRGVECGALDERELGIDGGLLHRLARREGGQP; encoded by the coding sequence GTGACCCTCCTCGACCGGCTGATCCGCGACCTCGACACCCGGCTGGCCGGGGCGGACGCGGAACTGGCCGCGCGCTACCCCGGCGAGCGGGGAGCGCGGCAGCCGGTCCACACGCTGTACGTGCCCGCCGACCGGTACCGCGCCGACACCCTCGCGTCGGCCGGCCGGGCGGCGCTCGCGGCGCTCGACCGGTGCGCCGCCGCCCTCTCGGCCGAGGCGGACGTACGCGAACGGGTGCGCGCCAAGCTCGCCGCCGAACCCGTCGAGGACATCCGCGTCGACTTCGAGGACGGCTACGGCACCCGGCCCGACGGCGAGGAGGACCGGGCCGTCCGCGACGCCGTGGCGGCGCTGGGCCCGGCGGACCGGCCGCCCTACTACGGCATCCGGATCAAGTCCTTCGAGGCGGCGACCCGGGCCCGCGGCCTGCGCACCCTCGACCTGTTCGTCGCCGAGGCGTCCCGGACGGGCGGCCTCGGCGACGGGTTCAGGGTGACGCTCGCCAAGGTCACCTCCGTCGACCAGGTCGAGGCGATGGTCTTCGCCTGCGCCTGCCTGGAGGCGGAGTACGGCATCGCGCCGCTCCGCTTCGAGATCCAGGTCGAGACCCCGCAGGCCGTCGTCGGCCCGGACGGCAGCGCCCAGGTGGCGCGGATGCTGCACGCGTCGGAGGGCCGCTGCACCGGCCTGCACTACGGCACCTACGACTACTCGGCCGCCTGCGGGATCGCCGCCGCGTACCAGAGCATGGAACACCCGGTGGCCGACCACGCCAAGGCGGTGATGCAGGCCGCCGCCGCGGGGACGGGCGTCTTCGTCTCCGACGGCTCCACCAATGTGCTGCCGGTCGGCGACCACGCCGTGTCCGCGTGGCGGCTGCACGCCCGCCTCGTACGGCGGTCGCTCGAACGCGGCTTCTACCAGGGGTGGGATCTGCACCCCGCCCAGTTGCCGAGCCGCTACCTCGCCACGTACGCCTTCTTCCGCCGGGACGCGGCCTCGGCCGTGGAGCGGGTCAGGGCGTACGCGTACGGCGGGAGTTCGACCCACCTCGACGAGCCGGCGACGGCGGCGGCGCTGGCCGGCTTCCTGCTGCGCGGGGTGGAGTGCGGGGCACTGGACGAACGGGAACTCGGGATCGACGGCGGCCTGCTGCACCGGCTCGCGCGACGCGAAGGAGGACAGCCATGA
- the allB gene encoding allantoinase AllB, with translation MLDTVFRAERAVTPEGERAVDVGVEDGVIVAVGSGLRGRRTVRLGDGEVLLPGLVDTHVHVNEPGRTEWEGFASATRAAAAGGVTTVVDMPLNSIPPTVDTAALDVKRRAAHGQCHVDVGFWGGAVPANLRDLRPLHDAGVFGFKCFLAESGVEEFPHLRPAEVERAMREIASFDGLLIVHAEHADQVVAAPASRTYADFLASRPRSAENDAIAQVLDLARVTGCRIHILHLSSAEAVPLLRRARADGVRVTAETCPHYLSFDAEHIADGATQFKCCPPIRESANQEALWEALREGVIDLVVSDHSPSTPDLKRLESGDFGAAWGGISSLQLGFSAVWTGARARGFALADVVRWMSHAPARLAGLRHKGGIAVGNDADFCVVAPEQSFVVEVARLHHKNAVTPYDGRELFGAVRETWSHGERVDLEGAPRGRFLTRGNTVTRAG, from the coding sequence ATGCTGGACACGGTGTTCAGGGCCGAGCGCGCGGTCACGCCCGAGGGCGAGCGCGCGGTGGACGTCGGGGTCGAGGACGGGGTGATCGTCGCGGTCGGGTCCGGGCTGCGCGGGCGCCGCACCGTACGGCTGGGCGACGGCGAAGTGCTGCTGCCCGGCCTGGTGGACACGCACGTGCACGTCAACGAACCGGGCCGGACGGAATGGGAGGGGTTCGCCAGCGCCACCCGCGCGGCGGCCGCCGGCGGGGTGACGACGGTCGTCGACATGCCGCTCAACAGCATCCCGCCGACCGTCGACACCGCCGCGCTCGACGTCAAACGCCGGGCCGCGCACGGGCAGTGCCATGTCGACGTCGGCTTCTGGGGCGGCGCCGTCCCCGCGAACCTCCGCGATCTGCGGCCCCTGCACGACGCGGGCGTGTTCGGGTTCAAGTGCTTCCTGGCCGAATCCGGCGTCGAGGAGTTTCCGCACCTCCGGCCCGCCGAGGTCGAGCGGGCCATGCGGGAGATCGCCTCCTTCGACGGCCTGCTCATCGTGCACGCCGAGCACGCCGACCAGGTCGTGGCGGCCCCCGCGAGCAGGACGTACGCGGACTTCCTGGCCTCGCGCCCCCGGTCCGCCGAGAACGACGCCATCGCCCAGGTGCTGGACCTGGCCCGGGTGACCGGCTGCCGGATACACATCCTGCATCTGTCCAGCGCGGAGGCCGTCCCCCTGCTCAGGCGGGCCCGCGCGGACGGCGTCCGGGTCACGGCCGAGACCTGCCCGCACTATCTGTCCTTCGACGCCGAGCACATCGCGGACGGCGCCACCCAGTTCAAGTGCTGCCCGCCCATCCGGGAGAGCGCGAACCAGGAGGCGCTGTGGGAGGCGCTGCGCGAGGGGGTGATCGACCTGGTCGTCTCGGACCACTCGCCGTCGACGCCCGATCTCAAGCGCCTGGAGTCCGGCGACTTCGGCGCTGCCTGGGGCGGCATCTCCTCCCTGCAACTCGGCTTCTCCGCCGTGTGGACGGGGGCCCGCGCCCGCGGCTTCGCGCTCGCGGACGTCGTGCGCTGGATGTCGCACGCGCCCGCCCGTCTGGCCGGGCTGCGGCACAAGGGCGGCATCGCGGTGGGCAACGACGCCGACTTCTGCGTCGTCGCCCCCGAGCAGTCCTTCGTGGTGGAGGTGGCACGGCTCCACCACAAGAACGCGGTCACTCCCTACGACGGGCGTGAACTGTTCGGCGCGGTCCGCGAGACCTGGTCCCACGGCGAACGCGTCGATCTCGAAGGCGCGCCGAGGGGACGGTTCCTGACGAGGGGGAACACGGTGACGCGGGCGGGGTGA
- a CDS encoding cytochrome P450 yields MTLAQTAARRPEPVPGAWPVAGHLPAFGRDPLGFLGALPGHGDLVEVRSVGSRMYIPCQPELAHKVLSDRHAFDRTGPIWDRFRGDIGNGVATCLFDEHRRQRLMVQPAFRRDRMGRYAELMSEEIGSLGQSWRPGQVIDVVHEMFALTTSVAVRTLFSSRVDARTTAMLRQWMDTYLRGLATRALLPAAAARIPTPANRRHSRALTQWRHYVREVIGEGRQRESGSQDLLAWLIEARDDDRAGLTEQELVDQIMVIVLGGAESLSALLSWAWHLLGSDPEAEAELLAEADAALDGRTATLEDLPRLEHTGRVVKEALRLYPPAWGLLRSATRDVELGGRRLPAGAAVLVSPFVVQRRPDIYTDPHAFRPGRWLPDPHTGRSTVPPAAYFPFGIGGAKCLGEHFALTMASLAMASLATRWRLLPVPGVTVRPAVRAVISPRALTMRVAARR; encoded by the coding sequence GTGACGCTTGCTCAAACCGCCGCGCGACGGCCGGAGCCGGTGCCCGGCGCCTGGCCGGTGGCCGGCCATCTGCCCGCCTTCGGCCGGGACCCGCTCGGTTTCCTCGGCGCGCTGCCCGGCCACGGCGACCTGGTGGAGGTCAGGTCCGTCGGGAGCCGTATGTACATCCCCTGCCAGCCCGAGCTGGCCCACAAGGTGCTCTCCGACCGGCACGCGTTCGACCGGACCGGGCCCATCTGGGACCGCTTCCGCGGCGACATCGGCAACGGCGTGGCCACCTGCCTCTTCGACGAGCACCGGCGGCAGCGGCTGATGGTCCAACCGGCCTTCCGCCGCGACCGGATGGGCCGGTACGCCGAGTTGATGAGCGAGGAGATCGGCTCCCTCGGGCAGTCGTGGCGGCCCGGCCAGGTCATCGACGTGGTCCACGAGATGTTCGCCCTCACCACCTCGGTGGCCGTCCGCACCCTCTTCTCCTCACGCGTCGACGCGCGGACCACCGCCATGCTCCGGCAGTGGATGGACACCTATCTGCGCGGCCTCGCCACCCGCGCGCTGCTCCCCGCGGCGGCCGCCCGTATCCCCACGCCGGCCAACCGCCGGCACAGCCGCGCCCTCACGCAGTGGCGCCACTACGTGCGCGAGGTCATCGGCGAGGGCAGGCAGCGGGAGAGCGGCTCACAGGACCTGCTGGCCTGGCTGATCGAGGCCCGTGACGACGACCGGGCCGGACTGACCGAACAGGAGCTGGTCGACCAGATCATGGTGATCGTCCTCGGCGGGGCGGAGAGCCTTTCCGCCCTGCTGTCCTGGGCCTGGCACCTGCTGGGCTCGGACCCGGAGGCGGAGGCCGAACTCCTCGCCGAGGCCGACGCCGCCCTCGACGGCCGCACCGCCACCCTGGAGGACCTGCCGCGCCTGGAGCACACCGGCCGCGTCGTCAAGGAGGCCCTGCGGCTGTATCCCCCGGCCTGGGGCCTCCTGCGCTCGGCCACCAGGGACGTCGAGCTGGGCGGCCGACGGCTGCCGGCCGGGGCCGCGGTGCTGGTCAGCCCCTTCGTCGTCCAGCGGCGGCCCGACATCTACACCGACCCGCACGCCTTCCGGCCCGGGCGCTGGCTGCCCGACCCGCACACCGGGCGGAGCACGGTCCCCCCGGCCGCCTACTTCCCGTTCGGCATCGGCGGCGCCAAGTGCCTCGGTGAGCACTTCGCGCTGACCATGGCGTCCCTGGCGATGGCCTCGCTGGCGACCCGCTGGAGGCTGCTGCCGGTCCCGGGCGTCACCGTCCGGCCGGCGGTACGTGCCGTGATCTCCCCGCGCGCGCTGACCATGCGGGTGGCCGCCCGCCGCTGA
- a CDS encoding phthiocerol/phthiodiolone dimycocerosyl transferase family protein yields the protein MTTATATVTATAVDERPLAASEVPFAFFGMPVVFTQRLYGRLDLDALAAAVDDLIALHPVLSARIVPTEEGYVLRLDRSLPAPRLRTDGDIDHVSTRYAPDTPIFRAVVVREDDSSHRLALSVNHVICDGVSTLTLLHTLWQSYTARVTGGTPALPPPTAGLPSPVEEHFRARFTDGQLADFLAERAAKMRGLAPACIPIVVEVDDSALDAGAHTRQLRLSAEQAVRLTGAAHASGVTMHALACGITLRAVHTQTDSPAETVTMTCFSALDLRRRHRPPLPRHHLVMAACAQHTVVTVGPDRHPADIGREVWEQLRAAVTDGTAEKTIAAMPQVMAEAVNAPMSVFISNLVAKTQPLRLPPDLVSGPVDGCAMPQGPVPAVFLTGNEGDDDTADLVITLILARGWYTARQADDLAGAIERTLDATLSGT from the coding sequence TTGACCACCGCCACCGCCACCGTGACCGCCACCGCTGTCGACGAACGCCCCCTCGCGGCCAGTGAGGTCCCCTTCGCCTTCTTCGGCATGCCCGTCGTCTTCACCCAGCGTCTGTACGGCCGGCTCGATCTGGACGCGCTCGCCGCCGCCGTCGACGACCTGATCGCCCTCCACCCCGTCCTGTCGGCCCGTATCGTCCCGACGGAGGAGGGCTACGTCCTGCGTCTGGACCGCTCGCTGCCCGCGCCGCGGCTGAGAACGGACGGCGACATCGACCACGTCAGCACGCGGTACGCGCCGGACACCCCCATCTTCAGAGCCGTCGTGGTGCGGGAGGACGACAGCAGCCATCGGCTCGCGCTGTCCGTGAACCACGTGATCTGTGACGGCGTCAGCACCCTGACCCTGCTGCACACCCTGTGGCAGAGCTACACGGCGCGGGTCACCGGCGGCACGCCCGCGCTGCCACCGCCCACCGCCGGGCTGCCCAGTCCTGTCGAGGAGCACTTCCGCGCCCGTTTCACCGACGGGCAGCTGGCCGACTTCCTCGCGGAGCGTGCCGCGAAGATGCGCGGTCTGGCCCCGGCGTGCATCCCCATCGTCGTCGAGGTGGACGACTCGGCGCTCGACGCCGGTGCCCACACACGTCAACTGCGGCTGTCCGCCGAGCAGGCCGTACGGCTCACCGGCGCGGCGCATGCCTCGGGCGTCACCATGCACGCGCTGGCCTGCGGCATCACGCTGCGCGCGGTCCACACGCAGACGGACTCGCCGGCCGAGACCGTCACCATGACCTGCTTCTCCGCCCTCGACCTGCGGCGGCGCCACAGGCCGCCGCTGCCCCGCCACCATCTGGTGATGGCCGCCTGCGCCCAGCACACCGTCGTCACGGTGGGCCCTGACCGGCATCCCGCGGACATCGGACGCGAGGTCTGGGAGCAGTTGCGGGCCGCCGTCACGGACGGCACCGCCGAGAAGACCATCGCCGCGATGCCCCAGGTGATGGCCGAGGCGGTCAACGCCCCGATGAGCGTCTTCATCAGCAACCTCGTGGCGAAGACCCAGCCGCTGCGCCTGCCGCCGGACCTCGTCTCCGGCCCGGTGGACGGCTGCGCGATGCCCCAGGGCCCGGTCCCCGCCGTGTTCCTGACCGGCAACGAGGGTGACGACGACACGGCGGACCTCGTCATCACCCTCATCCTGGCCAGGGGCTGGTACACCGCCCGGCAGGCCGACGACCTGGCCGGCGCGATCGAGCGGACGCTCGACGCCACGCTGAGCGGCACGTAG
- a CDS encoding class I SAM-dependent methyltransferase encodes MVTAPDDRRGPRYGAGLLEHQHPLELRRLRALEVFADPASRAALEHCGPRPGTRCLELGAGAGSVARWLAERCAPGEVVATDLDTSLLPRDVPNLTVLRHDVAQDDFPDGSFDLLHARSLLEHLPEREEVLARMVRWTAPGGRICVDGITVTPPLDAPDALRRCVTGLNDLAGGRMGTAVRWATDLPDLLARAGLGHIGLAYTPGLVGPGGNADAFLRLCLEQVGPAMVGQGLVRRQDLDAYLHLPPGDARPAPVFLVVSAWGRRPRNRPRPGQPANPSLSARSSP; translated from the coding sequence ATGGTCACAGCGCCCGATGACCGGCGCGGCCCGCGCTACGGCGCGGGGCTGCTCGAGCATCAGCACCCCCTGGAGTTACGGCGGCTGCGCGCGCTCGAGGTGTTCGCCGACCCGGCCAGCCGGGCCGCGCTGGAGCACTGCGGTCCCCGACCGGGCACGCGCTGCCTGGAACTGGGCGCCGGCGCCGGCTCCGTCGCCCGTTGGCTCGCCGAACGGTGTGCGCCCGGCGAGGTGGTGGCCACCGATCTGGACACGAGTCTCCTGCCGCGCGACGTACCGAACCTGACGGTCCTGCGCCATGACGTGGCCCAGGACGACTTTCCCGACGGGTCGTTCGACCTGCTCCACGCCCGCTCGCTGCTGGAGCACCTGCCCGAGCGGGAGGAGGTGCTGGCGCGGATGGTGCGGTGGACGGCCCCCGGCGGCCGGATCTGCGTGGACGGCATCACCGTCACTCCTCCGCTCGACGCGCCCGACGCCCTGCGCCGCTGTGTCACCGGCCTCAACGACCTGGCCGGCGGCCGGATGGGGACGGCCGTCCGGTGGGCCACCGACCTCCCCGATCTGCTCGCGCGCGCGGGTCTCGGGCACATCGGCCTGGCGTACACACCGGGCCTGGTCGGTCCGGGCGGCAACGCCGACGCCTTTCTGCGGCTCTGCCTGGAACAGGTCGGCCCGGCCATGGTCGGCCAGGGCCTGGTCCGGCGACAGGACCTCGACGCGTACCTCCACCTGCCGCCCGGTGACGCCCGCCCCGCCCCGGTCTTCCTCGTCGTCTCGGCCTGGGGCCGGCGCCCACGGAACCGTCCGCGCCCGGGGCAGCCCGCGAACCCCTCCCTGTCCGCAAGGAGTTCACCTTGA
- a CDS encoding EF-hand domain-containing protein encodes MLGAVQRTNLNRVFDALDITGDGDISADDFLALARNVRAVRDDVDTELAAEIDQAFSDWWEIFREAADSDGDGRVSREEFIVAVDNGLQNDPKYIDRMMHVSEVAFHAADTDGTGRLTPAQVERIYEAFGVDSRFSAETFSRIDRDGDGFITIDELLQASRDVYRSNDPEAAGVVLFGPVS; translated from the coding sequence ATGCTCGGAGCAGTGCAGCGGACGAACCTCAACCGGGTGTTCGACGCCTTGGACATCACCGGTGACGGTGACATCAGCGCGGACGACTTCCTGGCCCTGGCCCGCAATGTGCGGGCCGTGCGGGACGACGTCGACACCGAGCTCGCCGCCGAGATCGACCAGGCGTTCAGCGACTGGTGGGAGATCTTCCGCGAGGCGGCGGACAGCGACGGCGACGGAAGGGTCAGCCGCGAGGAGTTCATCGTCGCGGTCGACAACGGACTGCAGAACGACCCCAAGTACATCGACCGGATGATGCACGTCTCGGAAGTGGCCTTCCACGCGGCGGACACCGACGGCACCGGGCGGCTGACACCCGCCCAGGTCGAGCGCATCTACGAGGCCTTCGGCGTCGACTCCCGGTTCAGCGCGGAGACCTTCTCCAGGATCGACCGCGACGGGGACGGCTTCATCACCATCGACGAACTCCTCCAGGCCTCCCGGGACGTCTACCGGAGCAACGACCCGGAGGCCGCCGGCGTCGTGCTCTTCGGCCCCGTCTCCTGA
- a CDS encoding cytochrome P450: MSTTLAASVPTAPKRLPLLGHAVPLLRDPVGLLQSIRPLGEVVRVCMGPLDVYVLNSPALVRQMLASDSDSFRKGRFYEKFRPYQGDGLFTLDGDVHHRQRRLVAPAFHRSKLKEYTKVMRDGARARSADWTPGGRIDVGTEMYTLTSEIVARVLFGSEMPTEGIGRIREWLPEFIQGMGRKVVSPVGWFDRLPTPANRRFETARQGLRTLIDGLIASHLDGDGDERDLLTMLIEARDADTGEPLTPAQLRDEAMTFFNAGIETVSSTLTWLFYELGRNPLVEKRVLAEVEEVLGSRPVTFDDIPRLPYLQSVVRETLRLHSPAWMLTRRPAAATVLGGLHFPAGTELLCSPATLHRDPEIYPRPLEFDPDRWQTVDHRGPTFLAFSAGPYKCLGDHFALAELVIAVATITPRWHLAPVSDRAPREVAGAALAPDRVLMTTQPQGC, encoded by the coding sequence ATGAGCACCACCCTGGCCGCCTCCGTACCGACCGCCCCGAAGCGGCTGCCGTTGCTCGGGCACGCCGTTCCGCTGCTGCGCGACCCCGTGGGACTGCTCCAGTCCATCCGCCCGCTCGGCGAGGTCGTACGCGTCTGCATGGGTCCCCTGGACGTGTACGTGCTCAACTCCCCCGCTCTCGTACGGCAGATGCTGGCCTCCGACTCGGACTCCTTCCGCAAGGGCCGGTTCTACGAGAAGTTCCGCCCCTACCAGGGCGACGGTCTGTTCACGCTGGACGGCGACGTCCACCACCGCCAGCGCCGGCTGGTGGCCCCGGCCTTCCACCGTTCGAAGCTCAAGGAGTACACGAAGGTCATGCGCGACGGCGCGCGGGCGCGGTCCGCCGACTGGACGCCCGGCGGCCGGATCGATGTGGGCACGGAGATGTACACGCTGACCAGCGAGATCGTCGCGCGTGTCCTCTTCGGCAGCGAGATGCCCACCGAGGGGATCGGGCGTATCCGGGAGTGGCTGCCGGAGTTCATCCAGGGCATGGGACGCAAGGTGGTCTCACCGGTCGGCTGGTTCGACCGGCTGCCGACCCCGGCCAATCGGCGGTTCGAGACGGCCCGGCAGGGGCTGCGAACGCTGATCGACGGCCTGATCGCCTCCCATCTCGACGGTGACGGGGACGAGCGGGACCTGCTGACGATGCTGATCGAGGCCAGGGACGCCGACACCGGAGAGCCCCTGACCCCCGCGCAACTGCGCGACGAGGCCATGACGTTCTTCAACGCCGGGATCGAGACCGTCTCCTCGACGCTGACCTGGCTGTTCTACGAACTCGGCCGCAATCCGCTGGTGGAGAAGCGCGTACTGGCGGAGGTCGAAGAGGTGCTGGGCTCGCGGCCGGTGACCTTCGACGACATCCCGCGGCTCCCGTACCTCCAGAGCGTGGTCCGCGAGACGCTGCGGCTGCACAGTCCCGCGTGGATGCTGACACGCCGGCCGGCCGCGGCCACCGTCCTGGGCGGACTGCACTTCCCCGCGGGGACCGAACTCCTCTGCAGCCCGGCGACCCTGCACCGCGATCCCGAAATCTACCCGCGGCCCCTTGAGTTCGACCCCGACCGCTGGCAGACCGTCGACCACCGCGGCCCGACCTTCCTGGCCTTCAGCGCCGGTCCCTACAAGTGCCTGGGTGACCACTTCGCCCTCGCCGAACTCGTCATCGCCGTCGCCACCATCACTCCCCGCTGGCATCTGGCTCCCGTCTCCGACCGCGCCCCGCGCGAGGTCGCCGGAGCGGCCCTGGCCCCCGACCGCGTGCTCATGACCACACAGCCGCAGGGCTGCTGA